A genome region from Altererythrobacter aquiaggeris includes the following:
- the nadC gene encoding carboxylating nicotinate-nucleotide diphosphorylase — protein MWWRALSTEARFEITGFDLAAFVRDTLAEDLGEGLPGGGRDVTSESVIPADARFSGVMDSRDPIVVAGLPVAAAFFRVLDPDMEIELLADEGQAVPEGSDLMRLSGNARAMLTAERSALNTVQHLSGIATMTREYVAAMGATDAVLLDTRKTIPGLRFLEKYAARMGGAQNHRMGLWDAAMIKDNHVLVAGDVGEAVRRARAAGVEKIICEVDRIDQIEPALAAGANHLLLDNMPPDTLRRAVELVNGRSITEASGGINLDTIAAKAATGVDYVSVGRLTQSAPAADIGLDFTPL, from the coding sequence ATGTGGTGGCGCGCTTTGTCCACTGAGGCGCGGTTCGAAATAACCGGCTTCGACCTCGCGGCTTTCGTTCGTGATACGCTTGCCGAAGACCTGGGCGAAGGGCTGCCCGGCGGCGGGCGCGATGTCACATCCGAAAGCGTGATCCCGGCAGATGCGCGCTTTTCTGGGGTGATGGACAGCCGCGATCCGATTGTCGTGGCCGGGCTGCCCGTGGCGGCGGCTTTTTTCCGCGTGCTCGACCCCGATATGGAAATCGAACTTCTGGCTGATGAGGGGCAAGCGGTCCCCGAAGGTAGCGATCTGATGCGCCTGTCGGGCAATGCCCGGGCGATGCTGACCGCAGAACGTAGCGCGCTGAATACGGTCCAGCATCTTTCGGGCATTGCCACCATGACGCGCGAATATGTCGCTGCGATGGGGGCGACCGATGCGGTCTTGCTCGACACCCGCAAAACCATCCCCGGACTGCGCTTTCTGGAGAAATACGCGGCCCGCATGGGCGGCGCACAAAACCACCGGATGGGATTATGGGATGCAGCCATGATCAAGGACAATCACGTGCTCGTCGCAGGCGATGTCGGCGAGGCAGTCCGCCGCGCGCGCGCAGCGGGAGTCGAAAAAATCATCTGCGAGGTTGACCGGATCGACCAGATCGAGCCTGCGCTGGCCGCAGGAGCCAATCATCTGCTGCTCGACAATATGCCGCCGGACACTTTGCGCCGCGCCGTTGAACTGGTGAACGGGCGATCGATAACCGAGGCATCAGGCGGCATCAATCTGGACACGATTGCCGCAAAAGCCGCGACCGGGGTTGATTATGTTTCGGTCGGCCGACTGACGCAAAGCGCGCCCGCGGCAGATATCGGGTTGGATTTCACGCCGCTGTAG
- a CDS encoding sensor histidine kinase → MAVLPALPFRPSPFFANKNRAFWMLQLSGWAGYFLLRTVTALANQQPVSILVILLIGAVTGFSISLILSVIYERLIGLRPLITWGVTGVVLVVAVSTYAFIEAWVFSLFRPATESSFLQLILGIYFLPATLLGGWSALYYAINFFLQVEEQNDQLQKLEMQATSAQLAMLRYQLNPHFLFNTLNSISTLVLLRQTAPANAMLTRLSSFLRHTLVNEPGSKVTLAEEIDTLQLYLDIERMRFEERLRTEFRISPEAAKACLPSLLLQPLVENAIKYAVGPQEEGAQISLTAQLVGKRLRIAVSDTGPGLQSGGDRPILPAAMTGEGRVESTGVGLANIRDRLAQAYGEDHLFEIRTPPEGGFTVIIELPHESAEEGRPAAAFTAKSQPEQTQFAPAPDFLAGAARPLGSET, encoded by the coding sequence CGCGCTGGCCAACCAGCAGCCGGTTTCGATTCTGGTGATCCTGCTGATTGGCGCGGTAACCGGCTTTTCGATCAGCCTGATTCTCTCGGTCATCTACGAACGGCTGATCGGTTTGCGGCCGCTGATAACATGGGGCGTGACCGGGGTCGTGCTGGTGGTCGCGGTCAGCACTTATGCCTTTATCGAAGCGTGGGTTTTCAGCCTTTTCCGGCCAGCCACCGAATCGTCATTCCTGCAACTGATACTGGGCATTTATTTCCTCCCGGCAACGCTGCTGGGGGGTTGGTCGGCGCTGTATTACGCCATCAACTTCTTCCTGCAGGTAGAAGAACAGAACGACCAGTTGCAAAAGCTGGAAATGCAAGCCACCAGCGCGCAGCTGGCGATGCTGCGATACCAGCTCAATCCGCATTTTCTGTTCAACACGCTCAATTCGATCAGCACGCTGGTGCTGCTGCGGCAGACCGCACCCGCCAACGCCATGCTGACGCGGCTATCGTCGTTTTTGCGGCACACACTGGTCAATGAACCGGGCAGCAAGGTTACCCTGGCGGAAGAAATCGACACGCTGCAACTGTATCTGGATATCGAACGGATGCGGTTTGAAGAACGGCTGCGGACCGAATTCAGAATTTCGCCCGAAGCCGCGAAGGCCTGCCTGCCATCGCTGTTGCTGCAGCCACTGGTGGAAAATGCGATCAAATATGCAGTTGGCCCGCAAGAAGAAGGGGCGCAGATCAGTCTGACAGCACAACTCGTCGGAAAGCGGCTGCGGATCGCCGTGTCGGATACGGGTCCGGGATTGCAAAGTGGCGGCGACAGGCCAATCCTGCCCGCTGCGATGACAGGAGAAGGCCGGGTCGAATCGACGGGAGTTGGGCTGGCCAATATCCGTGATCGCCTCGCACAAGCATATGGCGAAGACCACCTCTTCGAAATTCGCACGCCCCCCGAAGGCGGCTTTACGGTAATAATCGAATTGCCCCACGAATCCGCTGAAGAAGGCCGGCCAGCGGCGGCATTCACTGCCAAAAGCCAGCCCGAACAAACCCAATTTGCGCCCGCACCCGATTTTCTGGCAGGCGCGGCCAGGCCGTTAGGATCTGAAACATGA
- a CDS encoding LytTR family DNA-binding domain-containing protein, with protein MTIRTILVDDEKLAIQGLQLRLEPYPDVEIIDTCANGREAIRKIKTLKPDLVFLDIQMPGFDGFSVVKGVMEIEPPLFVFVTAYQEHAVRAFEANAVNYLMKPVAEDKLADTLERVRVRLKEKNSAEEAGKLKTVLAEVAPDAAEEFAEGEQETGERFEKLINIKDRGQIFRVEVDSIEHIEAAGDYMCIYTGDNSLILRETMKDLERRLDPRNFQRVHRSTIVNLNQVRQVKPHTNGECFLVLDSGAEVKVSRSYRDVVARFVH; from the coding sequence ATGACCATTCGAACAATCCTCGTCGATGACGAAAAACTGGCAATCCAGGGCCTGCAACTGCGGCTTGAGCCCTATCCGGATGTCGAAATCATCGACACCTGCGCCAATGGCCGCGAGGCGATCCGTAAAATCAAGACGCTGAAACCCGATCTGGTCTTTCTGGATATCCAGATGCCGGGCTTTGACGGCTTCAGCGTGGTGAAGGGCGTGATGGAAATCGAACCACCGCTGTTCGTATTTGTCACAGCCTATCAGGAACATGCGGTGCGCGCGTTCGAAGCCAACGCAGTCAATTATCTGATGAAGCCGGTGGCCGAAGACAAACTGGCGGACACGCTGGAACGTGTGCGTGTACGGCTGAAGGAAAAAAACTCCGCCGAAGAAGCGGGCAAGCTGAAAACGGTGCTGGCAGAAGTCGCGCCCGACGCGGCGGAGGAATTTGCCGAAGGCGAGCAGGAAACGGGCGAACGATTCGAAAAACTGATCAACATCAAGGACCGCGGCCAGATTTTCCGCGTCGAAGTCGATTCGATCGAGCATATCGAAGCCGCGGGCGATTATATGTGCATCTACACCGGCGACAATTCGCTGATCCTGCGCGAGACGATGAAGGATCTGGAACGCAGGCTCGACCCGCGCAATTTCCAGCGGGTGCACCGCTCCACCATCGTCAACCTCAATCAGGTCAGGCAGGTCAAACCGCATACCAATGGCGAATGTTTTCTCGTGCTGGACAGCGGCGCCGAAGTCAAAGTGAGCCGGTCCTACCGCGATGTGGTGGCGCGCTTTGTCCACTGA